Below is a window of Desulfobotulus pelophilus DNA.
GAATCTCCCTCCATGAACCGGAGCTGTTTTTCCATTTCCTCTTCTTTTTTCCTTAGCTCATCAATTTGAGACTGCAGGCTGCGGCTGGTGCTCAGCTCACCTCGCCTTTCCTTGATCTGTTCTTCCAATGTCTGCCGCCGTTCCCGGAAATGATTTTCCTGATAACGCAGGAGAAGATAGTGGGACATGAGCAGGACAAAAAGAAGGGATGCCGCAGCAAGGGGCATGAGATAAATACTCTGGCGTATGCGGATGCCAAGGGGGATGGCATCGGAAATGCCGATGCCCTGCATGGTTTTTTTCCCAAGCTCCCGCATGGCCCCGCCTGCGGCCATGGCAAAGATGGGACTTTCCGTGGCACCAAGGGTGCTGAGACTGCCCGCACGGCGCATCAGCAGGGGTTCGGCTCCGGAAGGTGATAACTCTTTCAGAAAGCCCATCACCCTGCCATCCATGGCGCCTGTGCCGGTCACGATTACGGAATGGGGGGGCGGAGCCTGACGGAAATGATAAAAGAGGGTGTCTTCCAGATCCGGAATGCGGGATCCCAGTATGTGTTCCCGTATTCTTGGGGTGCTGATATCCATGGCATTGATGGAAAGGGTGTCTCCGCCCCGGAGCAGGGCAAAGCCGGAAAAGGCATCCCCCACCTCCAGAACGGCCCTGTCCGTATCCCTGTGCATGTCCAGCAGAGGCACATGGAAACAGACCTCCGGTGGATAAATGCGCATCATTCTGAGACCAGCCAGACGGAAGCGTTCCTTTACCGCCCTGTAAACATTTTGTTCCAGTACGGAAACCTGAACCAGCACCTCATCGCTTTCTTCCTGAATCTGGCCCGGCTCATCCCTTTTTTTTTCCACCTCCACACCGGCAAGGGACTGGTGGCCGGGAATACCCGTATAGGCTTCGGCTTCCCATTTTGCTGCTTCTCCCAGTGCATGGGCGGAGATTTTTTTCACCCTGTCCGGGTTCATGGGCAACACCACCACCCTTGCTCTGGGGGTGATGAATACCGTGGGGGTTTTTGCCCTGCACCCTAAACGGTTGCGGATTTCCTGAAGCTGGGCAATGCCGGGCAGCTCTTCCCTTGCATCGTGGAGTTTCAGGGCCATAAAATCCACAATATCAATTTTTCCGGCACGGCTGCGGACCAGAGCGGCCCTTATTTCATCGCCGGAACACTCTATGCCGAGGCAGCGTTTTTCCGGCAGGGGAAGGGCCTGCAACAGTCCCGCAAGGCGGGCAGGAGAAAGGGCGGCTGCCATAGAAGAAAGCCTTGCCCTAAAGCCCCCTTTGGGCTGGGCCGGAGTTTTGGGAGGAGGCTGGGGATGATCTGCCCCATCCCCTTCTATTATTGTTGTCTGGTCCTGTTCACTCATTTAAAAAAAGCCTGCTTCCTGCTCCATTAAAAATCTTTTATGACAAGCTCCCTGTCCACCATGCGGCCGGGGCTGGCATATACGCTGAAAATACGGGTAGGGCAGTTTTCTGAAGGGCAGGGTTCCAGCGGATTATCATTACCCTTCCAGCAGACCAGATACCTTCCCCCTGAGGCAAGGGGTGAATCGTCCGTGTCGCTGAAGGAAAAGGCTGACGTACAGGAGCCTTTGGTTCCATTTTCACCTTCTGTCCATGTCCATTTTCCTATTTCATCCCATGGGTCTCGTTCTTTTTTCCCTTTGATGCCATAAATGCGGCAGCGGATTTTTTCATCACCTGAACCGGGACAGGCCCCCTCTTCGGCATGGAAGCGGATTGTCAGCTTGAGAAAACCCGGTGTCCAGTCCTGCATACGAAGGATGCGGATGCGGTTATCGCGGTTGAGATCGTGTTCCGGGTCATAGCAGGGGGAGTCATCGGTACAGGTGCCATTCTTTTTCAGGGAAAAGGATTTTGTCCAGTTTTCCGGGTCCGTCATATGGAGGCAATTGTCATTGTCTGTGATGCAGAAGGAACCCGAAGGACCGCCGGAGAGAACCATGAGATGATCCTTTCCGTTTTCCTTGATCTTGAAGAAGTGAAGGGGCCTGTTCCAGGCATCCTGCAGGGTTTCAGTAGAACCGTGGGGTGCTGGAATATAGCCGTGTCGCCAGCCAACACCGAAATAGCTTTCCGTGAGTCCATGGCTGCCCCGCATGATTCCTTCCAGAGCTGTCTGGTCCCAGAGACCTCTGGGCTGGCCGTAGGTGAAAGCCTTTTCCCCTGAACCGTCCTTGAATAAGTTTTGCCAGTCTCCACTAACACTGCCCGTGCAGGAAACCGTATGGCCCTCATCATTTTTACACGCCCGGTTCCAGAGTTGCGGCCAGTCCAGAAGATCGGCCGTATAGCCCGTGTTGGCACCGGCCGGGGCATCGCCCACTATGGCTTTGGCAGCGCTGTCCAGCCTGTCTTCGGTAATAAAAATGAGCCGCTGGGTAATGGTGCTGATGCGGCTTTGTTTTTCCATGATGTCCTGCCACTGGTGTTTTGGAAATTTTCGTACAATATTATCCTGATTGTGGGATGCATCCGGATCATAGATTTCTATATTGTCGGGCAGGGTGGCCATGCCGTCCGGTCCCATGGAGATTATCCAGAAAAGGGCGTTGGCATCGGAGTCACTTTCTTTAGGGCCGGGGGAAATAAAAAACCGGAAGGCCTGCCCCCAGCCGTCCCGCAGCTGTTCACCGGCCTGCAGCAGATGAAAGTATTCCCTGTCCAGTTCATCCATGTCCTCATAATCCTTCTGGCTGCTGGCGTAGTGCCTTGCCAGTGATTTGGTTTTTCCCCGGGGTTCCCTGAGATAGGGACCTTTCCACCGGGTATCTGCGCTGCCCGGTGGAAAGGTCCAGAGCCCCCGGGGTTGTCCCAGAGACGGAGCCTTTGGATCGGTCACCTTGGTAAAATCCTTCCACTGAAAACGGTTCTTTGTAAATTCTCCCCTTGTGTCTCCGGGCAGGCCATCTTTTGCTCCCGGCTGGAAGAGATCCGGCCATGTGCCCATGTCTCCCACATAGCCGCCGATGATGCGCCCCTTGTCCAGAGGATCCACAAGCTGACTGTGGCCCAAAAGGGCTTCTTCCAGGGCATCCATGGCTGCAAGGGTGGCCCTTTCCCGTTCCGCCTCCCGGGCCATGCCGCCAAAGGGCAGAACCATGGCTGCCATGAGGCCCATGATTCCCACCACAATCAGTACTTCCATCAGGGTGAAGCCCCTGCTGTTGCCGCCCATGCCCGACTCCAATGGATGCGGGAAGGGCAAAAGCCCTTCCCGCGGGGGGTTACAAGGCAATGAATTCTGCCAAGTGATCAGAGTGTGATATTAAAGACCAGCAGTTTTAGCGGCTTCGATCTTTTCATCTTCCGTAACACCGGCAGCACCAGCGTAGATGGTCCACTCTTCAAAGTCTTCGGATTCAGGATACATGTGGCCTTCGGGGCACTGGGTGACAAACTCAAAGCCCTTTTGTTCTTTAAGAAGGTTGAAGACCCGGTAAACACCGCCATTGGCCTTGGCAACTATGTTTTCAAGGCTAGCAAGATTAGCAGTGGCTGATGCTTCAAGTCTTTCTACGGTAGCTTCCAGGCGGGGCAGGAGGATGCCGTAGTGGTTCCAGGTGATCTGCTCATCGTTCAGACCCGTGGGGCAGAGACCGGCGGTGGAAATCATGCCCTCTTTTACAAGGTCAGAATCAGTACCTACACCAAAGAAAATGCGTCCGATCCACTCAGGATTTCCCCATCCTTCATAATCAGCGCTGTCAACCTGAAGAATACCACTTACAGCTGAAGGGACAGCAAACCCGTCAAATGCGGGATCATTAGCATCTGATTCGGCACCAAGGCCCACCATAAGTACGCCAAGGCCGGAACGGATGCCCACGCGCTTCATGGGATCCTGCTGATTTGTTTCTTCAACTTCAACAAAGCTGTCCACAAGACCTTCATAATTATAAGCATTGAGGTTGTACACAGAGCCAATGCCAAGCTTTCGGATTTCCTGAGCTTCTGCATCGTTCAGGATATGAAGGGCAAACTGGCTGCGATCCATGAACTCTGCTGCAAAGGTGGCTTTTCCTTCATCGGAAAATTCAAGATCTCCGGTGCTTGAGGGGACCTTGAAATCGCCTTCATAGGCACCTGCTGACGTTAGAGTTAACTCTCCGTCCTGATCTACCAGGTTAACCAGACCCGAAGGAAGGCCACCCTTGGTTTCATAGTAGGTGGCCACTGCGGCTACCATACGTTGCTGGTTGGTGTCGCAGACCACATCTTCGGTGTTACCCACAATACCCGCAAAACGGGGAGCCACCATGGCCACGAGGAAGCCCATGATGGCCACAACCACGAGGATCTCCAGCAGGGTAAAACCCTTCTGGTTCAGTTGTTTATTTCGTTTTTTAAATATTTTTAACATTGTTTGTTGCTCCATAAAAAATTAAAGTTGTTTTTCCTATGGAGCAGCAACTCCGCCCCAGAGTCTGCCGCTGCCTGTGCACGATTTTTTCCCATACTCCCGTTTTTCTGACGTTCTTTCTTCCCTGCCCTGCCCCAGAGCTCTTTGGATAAAAGAATGGTTTTCCCTGCTTCTGGCGCCGCACCGTATCAGGGAATCGGCCTCCTCCGCTTCTTCACCTCCTTTCTCCTTGAATTGAAAATCGCTTATCATAAGCCTTCCCGGTAAAACAGGAAGGACGTTACCGGCATCCGCTCCCCGTGGACCGGACTTCGGGCCAGTCCACCACAAAACGAAAATCCTTTCCGCTGCTGACGATGATTTCCTTCTGTCCTCGCTTGAGAAAACGCATCTCAAGGGAAATTTTTCCATATCCGTCGTGCAGAAAAAGATCTGTGTACAGTTCCATGATTTTTTCCCGTATGGGGCTGTGTTCTGTGGAAAGATGGTTTTCCATGGTGTCTGCTCCCTTTAAAAGGAAAAAGGCGTAACCGAAGGCTAAAAAAATGCCTCTTCTCAGTTACGCCTTCACTTTCTGTCGCGCATTGATAATGCCGAAGACCGTAAGGTGTTCCTCTGTGCCTGAATTGTCCTTCTCCGAACGGTACCGAAGCTATAATCTTTTATTTCTTATGTCAAGTATTTTTTTGTCGCGCCTAAAAATATTATGAGCTCAGTCTTTTGCGCGGTTTCATCGTACCCTGCAGAATAGGGATCCCCCGTTTATTCCCCGTTCAGTGAGCGGATAGCTCTTCGGATTTCCTGCTGCACATCTTCGCTGGCCGCCTGTCCCTGTACCATTTCATCCAGAAGATTTTCCAGATCCTTTCGGGTATGGCGTATGCGGAGACTTTGTTCATTCAGAAGGGCCAGAGCGGAATTCACAGGTTGTGCCAGTTCCTGAAGAAGATCATTTTTCCGGAAG
It encodes the following:
- a CDS encoding PilN domain-containing protein, with translation MSEQDQTTIIEGDGADHPQPPPKTPAQPKGGFRARLSSMAAALSPARLAGLLQALPLPEKRCLGIECSGDEIRAALVRSRAGKIDIVDFMALKLHDAREELPGIAQLQEIRNRLGCRAKTPTVFITPRARVVVLPMNPDRVKKISAHALGEAAKWEAEAYTGIPGHQSLAGVEVEKKRDEPGQIQEESDEVLVQVSVLEQNVYRAVKERFRLAGLRMMRIYPPEVCFHVPLLDMHRDTDRAVLEVGDAFSGFALLRGGDTLSINAMDISTPRIREHILGSRIPDLEDTLFYHFRQAPPPHSVIVTGTGAMDGRVMGFLKELSPSGAEPLLMRRAGSLSTLGATESPIFAMAAGGAMRELGKKTMQGIGISDAIPLGIRIRQSIYLMPLAAASLLFVLLMSHYLLLRYQENHFRERRQTLEEQIKERRGELSTSRSLQSQIDELRKKEEEMEKQLRFMEGDSGREIRELVQLKEKIIHLLPENLVLTEIRQLPGRKKGFEIQGSAVKASSVMEYVRLLRKENLTRSVEVRRLEYQGKGKNSGLSHGFTIMMEIG
- a CDS encoding type II secretion system protein, which encodes MGGNSRGFTLMEVLIVVGIMGLMAAMVLPFGGMAREAERERATLAAMDALEEALLGHSQLVDPLDKGRIIGGYVGDMGTWPDLFQPGAKDGLPGDTRGEFTKNRFQWKDFTKVTDPKAPSLGQPRGLWTFPPGSADTRWKGPYLREPRGKTKSLARHYASSQKDYEDMDELDREYFHLLQAGEQLRDGWGQAFRFFISPGPKESDSDANALFWIISMGPDGMATLPDNIEIYDPDASHNQDNIVRKFPKHQWQDIMEKQSRISTITQRLIFITEDRLDSAAKAIVGDAPAGANTGYTADLLDWPQLWNRACKNDEGHTVSCTGSVSGDWQNLFKDGSGEKAFTYGQPRGLWDQTALEGIMRGSHGLTESYFGVGWRHGYIPAPHGSTETLQDAWNRPLHFFKIKENGKDHLMVLSGGPSGSFCITDNDNCLHMTDPENWTKSFSLKKNGTCTDDSPCYDPEHDLNRDNRIRILRMQDWTPGFLKLTIRFHAEEGACPGSGDEKIRCRIYGIKGKKERDPWDEIGKWTWTEGENGTKGSCTSAFSFSDTDDSPLASGGRYLVCWKGNDNPLEPCPSENCPTRIFSVYASPGRMVDRELVIKDF
- a CDS encoding type II secretion system protein; the encoded protein is MLKIFKKRNKQLNQKGFTLLEILVVVAIMGFLVAMVAPRFAGIVGNTEDVVCDTNQQRMVAAVATYYETKGGLPSGLVNLVDQDGELTLTSAGAYEGDFKVPSSTGDLEFSDEGKATFAAEFMDRSQFALHILNDAEAQEIRKLGIGSVYNLNAYNYEGLVDSFVEVEETNQQDPMKRVGIRSGLGVLMVGLGAESDANDPAFDGFAVPSAVSGILQVDSADYEGWGNPEWIGRIFFGVGTDSDLVKEGMISTAGLCPTGLNDEQITWNHYGILLPRLEATVERLEASATANLASLENIVAKANGGVYRVFNLLKEQKGFEFVTQCPEGHMYPESEDFEEWTIYAGAAGVTEDEKIEAAKTAGL